One genomic window of Sulfurovum lithotrophicum includes the following:
- the metH gene encoding methionine synthase, whose product MSVTETINSLLEKRILVIDGAMGTQIQDLDVPKEAWIDHSGKEQEGCNELLNDTAADLIKRIHKRYAMAGADLIKTNTFGTMPWVLDEYQMGERAYELSKKGAELVKEICVEYGTEVSPKFVLGSIGPGTKLPSLGHIHYDEMYEGYKKVALGLIDGGCDVFLLETCQDPLQIKAALHACQDAGKDRGAELPVMVSVTIELSGSMLIGTDAATIVTIMEPFDILSLGFNCGTGPDQVKKHLKTLSELCNIPISVHANAGLPQNRGGYTYYPMGPDEFTQKQLEFTEFDGVSFLGGCCGTTPQHIQALKKAVETIIPKKSTGTIEPSIASLFNTTELFQKPAPLLIGERSNATGSKAFRELIIASDYEGTLTVGQAQVRDGAHCLDVNVEFAGRDGAADMKEVMELYNQKIPLPLMPDATRVNTMEAALKCIGGKPIINSVNLEDGEEKLDDICRLAKKFGAALVCLTIDEKGMAKTTEEKLRIAERIYDLCVNRHGIDPRNLIFDMLTFTVGSGDLEYRDAAIQTLEAIRQLHKRHPEVGSTLGLSNISFGLDKNARVYLNSVFLHHCIQAGMTSVIINVKHIIPLAKMSREDIDICEELLFNPDDNSLFKFIEHFSDKTVDDSGTDEEYEAMNSEEKIAKLLLDGDKERMIPLVEEARKEIDPDRIVNEILIDAMKVVGELFGSGQMQLPFVLQSAETMKATVDYLNPYLTKQEKETDTTLVIGTVKGDVHDVGKNLVDIILSNNGFKVINVGIKTELDTYLEAHKEHKVQAIGMSGLLVKSTAVMKDNLETMAEMGMTIPILLGGAALTRSFVDDFCRPIYKGPIFYCRDAFDGVIAMSRIEKYNEDPSVGLDTRLPADMVKREKKKEKKEVVIPPFEEIQMPEPVDIPTPPFWGRRVLQKKDLDLSMVFDWVNKKSVIKMHWGYKSKGMTKEAYQKLLDETVYPAYERLKHEFIDKDLFDPTIIYGYYPVRSNDRELLVFSENEGWNVDENADREPFKEVVGRAEYVFSFPRQRRKPYRALSDFFRHERHDVLGITCVSAGSKFSAYEKELYDAGKYLEYNMVHGFSVELAEALAEVAHKQIRMDLGILKEDEGATLRDVRMNRYRGARYSFGYAACPDLEQSRIIFDLLKPEEFGIELSETFQIHPEQSTTALVVHHPKASYYAV is encoded by the coding sequence GTGTCTGTTACCGAAACAATTAACTCACTATTGGAAAAGCGTATTTTGGTCATAGACGGTGCTATGGGTACGCAGATACAGGATCTTGACGTACCAAAAGAAGCGTGGATCGATCACAGTGGCAAAGAGCAGGAAGGCTGCAACGAACTGCTCAACGATACTGCAGCCGACCTGATCAAACGTATCCATAAACGCTACGCGATGGCGGGTGCTGACCTGATAAAAACCAATACTTTTGGTACCATGCCCTGGGTACTCGATGAATACCAGATGGGTGAGCGTGCCTATGAGCTCTCTAAAAAAGGGGCGGAACTGGTCAAAGAGATCTGTGTGGAGTATGGGACAGAGGTTTCACCGAAATTCGTACTCGGCTCCATCGGCCCGGGAACCAAACTGCCTTCCCTTGGACATATTCATTATGACGAGATGTATGAGGGCTACAAAAAAGTGGCTTTGGGGCTGATCGACGGTGGATGCGACGTATTTTTACTTGAAACATGTCAGGACCCTCTTCAGATCAAAGCAGCACTGCATGCCTGTCAGGATGCCGGTAAAGATCGTGGTGCTGAACTGCCGGTTATGGTTTCTGTGACCATTGAACTGAGCGGCTCCATGCTCATCGGTACGGATGCAGCCACCATTGTGACGATCATGGAGCCGTTTGACATTCTCTCTCTTGGCTTCAACTGTGGAACCGGTCCCGATCAGGTGAAGAAACATCTCAAAACGCTGAGTGAACTGTGCAATATTCCTATCTCCGTACATGCCAATGCAGGCTTGCCGCAAAACCGCGGGGGGTATACCTATTATCCGATGGGACCGGACGAATTCACGCAAAAACAGCTGGAATTTACGGAGTTTGACGGTGTAAGTTTTCTTGGCGGCTGCTGTGGTACGACGCCGCAGCATATACAGGCACTCAAGAAAGCCGTAGAGACCATAATACCAAAGAAATCCACAGGAACCATCGAGCCTTCCATCGCATCGCTTTTCAATACGACAGAACTTTTCCAGAAACCTGCACCTTTGCTCATTGGGGAGCGAAGTAACGCGACGGGATCCAAAGCATTCAGGGAGCTCATTATTGCGAGTGACTATGAAGGTACACTGACCGTGGGCCAGGCACAGGTACGTGACGGGGCACACTGTCTCGATGTGAACGTGGAGTTTGCAGGACGTGATGGTGCGGCGGATATGAAAGAGGTGATGGAGCTCTATAACCAGAAGATACCGCTGCCCCTGATGCCGGATGCTACCCGTGTGAACACAATGGAAGCTGCGCTCAAATGCATTGGCGGAAAACCCATCATCAACTCGGTCAATCTGGAAGATGGAGAAGAGAAGCTCGATGACATCTGTCGTCTTGCTAAAAAGTTCGGTGCCGCACTTGTTTGTCTGACCATCGACGAGAAAGGAATGGCAAAGACCACAGAGGAAAAATTACGTATCGCCGAACGTATTTATGACCTTTGTGTCAACCGTCATGGGATCGATCCGAGAAACCTTATTTTTGACATGCTGACTTTTACGGTCGGTTCGGGTGACCTTGAGTACCGTGATGCGGCCATCCAGACACTTGAAGCGATCAGACAACTGCATAAAAGGCATCCTGAAGTAGGTTCAACGCTGGGGCTCTCGAATATTTCGTTTGGACTCGACAAGAATGCAAGAGTCTATCTTAACTCGGTTTTTTTGCATCACTGTATACAGGCGGGTATGACCTCGGTGATCATCAACGTCAAACATATTATACCCCTGGCGAAGATGAGCCGTGAAGATATCGATATCTGTGAAGAATTGCTTTTCAATCCTGATGACAATTCGCTTTTCAAGTTCATAGAACACTTCTCTGATAAAACGGTAGATGATTCCGGGACTGATGAAGAGTATGAGGCGATGAACAGCGAGGAGAAGATCGCCAAACTGCTGCTGGACGGGGACAAAGAGCGTATGATTCCTCTAGTCGAAGAAGCAAGAAAAGAGATCGATCCGGACAGGATCGTCAACGAAATCCTCATTGATGCGATGAAAGTAGTCGGTGAACTCTTTGGTTCAGGTCAGATGCAGCTTCCTTTTGTTCTGCAGTCGGCAGAAACAATGAAAGCGACAGTCGATTACCTGAATCCCTACCTGACAAAGCAGGAGAAGGAAACCGATACGACACTGGTGATCGGAACGGTCAAAGGTGATGTACACGATGTAGGTAAGAATCTGGTCGATATTATCCTCTCCAATAACGGGTTCAAAGTCATCAATGTCGGTATCAAAACTGAACTTGATACTTATCTTGAAGCCCATAAAGAACACAAGGTGCAGGCGATCGGCATGAGCGGACTGCTGGTGAAATCCACAGCGGTGATGAAAGACAACCTGGAAACCATGGCAGAAATGGGTATGACCATACCTATCCTTCTGGGTGGTGCGGCACTGACACGCTCATTTGTCGATGACTTCTGCCGACCTATCTACAAAGGGCCCATCTTCTACTGCCGTGATGCTTTTGACGGGGTGATCGCAATGAGTCGTATCGAAAAATACAATGAAGATCCTTCTGTTGGTCTTGATACCCGTCTGCCTGCTGATATGGTAAAAAGAGAAAAGAAGAAAGAAAAGAAAGAGGTGGTTATTCCGCCTTTTGAAGAGATACAGATGCCTGAACCGGTTGATATCCCCACGCCGCCGTTCTGGGGTAGACGGGTACTTCAAAAAAAGGATCTTGATCTGAGCATGGTCTTTGACTGGGTGAACAAAAAGTCGGTCATCAAGATGCACTGGGGTTACAAGAGCAAAGGGATGACCAAGGAGGCATATCAGAAACTGCTGGATGAAACAGTTTATCCTGCCTATGAACGTCTTAAGCATGAGTTCATTGATAAAGATCTCTTCGACCCGACGATCATTTACGGCTATTATCCCGTACGAAGTAACGACCGTGAATTGCTGGTTTTTTCCGAGAACGAGGGATGGAATGTCGATGAAAATGCCGACAGGGAACCTTTCAAAGAAGTAGTAGGCCGGGCGGAGTATGTCTTTTCATTCCCGAGACAGAGAAGAAAACCCTACAGGGCGTTGAGTGACTTTTTCAGGCATGAGCGGCATGATGTGCTGGGTATCACCTGTGTAAGTGCCGGTTCCAAATTTTCAGCCTACGAGAAAGAACTTTACGATGCGGGTAAATACCTTGAGTACAACATGGTACACGGTTTCTCGGTAGAGCTTGCCGAAGCCCTTGCCGAAGTAGCACATAAACAGATACGTATGGATCTCGGTATTCTCAAAGAAGATGAGGGTGCTACGCTCAGGGATGTCCGAATGAACCGCTATCGGGGTGCAAGATATTCATTTGGCTATGCGGCCTGCCCGGACCTTGAGCAGAGCCGTATCATTTTTGATCTGCTAAAGCCTGAAGAGTTTGGTATTGAGCTGAGTGAAACCTTCCAGATACATCCGGAACAAAGTACGACGGCTTTGGTGGTGCACCACCCCAAAGCGAGCTACTACGCCGTATAA
- a CDS encoding ABC-F family ATP-binding cassette domain-containing protein translates to MIQLTNLSKSFGGQTLFKNLNLKVTAHQKIGLIGRNGTGKSTLFKLILGEESYDEGEISIPKNYRIGTLRQHLEFTKHTVEEECAQILPEDEQYNFYKIEKILFGLGFTAEDLQKDPLSFSGGYQIRINLAKLLATEPNMLLLDEPTNYLDLLSLRWLKQFIREFDGEVVLITHDREFMDAVTTHTMGIQRKGLFMVQGDTHKYYETLALQDETYEKTRLNQEKKRKELEDFIARNKARASTAALAQSKVKILEKMEEMDELESENSLSFHFNYKETPAKILFRAEDLGFGYKEDQPLFEHLTFAMENGKTLAIIGKNGKGKSTLLNYIAGELPRQQGTLSFHPSTTMAHFGQTNIERLNTQHTIIDEITSVDKKIGMAEVRAICGTMMFSGELADKKIEVLSGGERSRVMLGKIIATPANLLLLDEPTNHLDMQSIDSLCDAIASFQGSTIMVTHSEMLLRRLADALIIFHKGGAEYFDGSYDDFLEKIGWEEEEGTVKPKKSKPKLDKKERKKRRSAIIEEKAKEAKSVREEIKFCEKRLEELEILEEEQNTALETASNSGNNSAMIEHSKAVAETQTEIEALFERLEVATEALEEINGKYEIKLAELA, encoded by the coding sequence ATGATACAGCTCACAAACCTTTCCAAAAGCTTCGGTGGTCAGACACTTTTCAAAAATCTCAACCTTAAAGTCACGGCCCATCAGAAGATCGGCCTTATAGGACGTAACGGTACAGGTAAATCAACCCTTTTCAAACTGATACTCGGAGAAGAAAGTTATGACGAAGGGGAGATCAGCATCCCGAAAAATTACCGTATCGGTACCCTGCGGCAGCACCTCGAATTTACCAAGCATACTGTTGAAGAGGAGTGCGCACAGATACTCCCCGAAGATGAACAGTACAACTTCTACAAGATCGAAAAGATCCTTTTTGGTCTGGGCTTTACTGCAGAGGACCTTCAAAAAGACCCTTTGAGTTTTTCGGGTGGGTACCAGATACGTATCAACCTTGCAAAACTCCTGGCGACCGAGCCCAATATGCTGCTGCTGGATGAACCGACCAACTACCTCGACCTTCTCTCACTGCGCTGGCTCAAACAGTTCATACGCGAATTTGACGGAGAGGTCGTTCTCATCACACACGACCGGGAATTCATGGATGCCGTGACCACACATACGATGGGCATACAGCGTAAAGGTCTTTTTATGGTCCAGGGAGATACACACAAGTACTATGAAACACTTGCACTGCAGGATGAGACCTATGAAAAGACCAGACTCAATCAGGAAAAGAAACGAAAAGAGCTTGAAGATTTCATTGCACGCAACAAAGCCAGAGCATCCACTGCTGCCCTGGCACAGTCCAAGGTGAAAATACTCGAAAAAATGGAAGAGATGGATGAGTTGGAGAGCGAAAACTCCCTCTCTTTTCACTTCAACTACAAAGAGACACCTGCCAAGATACTTTTCAGGGCAGAGGACCTCGGTTTTGGATACAAGGAAGATCAACCGCTTTTTGAACATCTCACTTTTGCGATGGAGAACGGAAAGACACTCGCTATCATAGGGAAGAACGGCAAAGGTAAATCTACCCTGCTCAACTATATCGCAGGGGAACTGCCCCGGCAGCAGGGTACCCTTTCTTTTCACCCCTCCACCACCATGGCACACTTCGGACAGACGAACATCGAACGACTCAACACCCAACATACCATCATAGATGAGATCACCTCTGTCGATAAGAAAATCGGCATGGCCGAAGTGCGTGCCATCTGCGGAACGATGATGTTCTCCGGCGAACTGGCGGACAAAAAGATAGAAGTGCTTTCAGGGGGTGAACGAAGCCGTGTCATGCTGGGTAAGATCATAGCAACACCTGCAAACCTTCTCCTGCTCGATGAACCGACCAACCACCTCGACATGCAGTCCATCGATTCGCTCTGTGATGCCATAGCCTCTTTTCAGGGCTCGACCATCATGGTCACTCACTCCGAAATGCTGCTTAGGCGGCTGGCTGACGCACTCATTATTTTTCATAAAGGCGGTGCGGAATATTTTGACGGCAGCTACGATGACTTTCTCGAAAAGATTGGCTGGGAAGAGGAAGAAGGTACAGTCAAGCCTAAAAAGAGCAAACCAAAGCTTGACAAAAAAGAGCGTAAAAAGAGACGGAGTGCCATCATAGAAGAAAAAGCCAAAGAGGCCAAATCTGTCAGAGAAGAGATCAAATTCTGCGAAAAGAGGCTCGAAGAGCTTGAAATCCTCGAAGAGGAGCAAAATACAGCCCTTGAGACTGCTTCAAATTCCGGAAACAATTCCGCAATGATAGAACATTCCAAAGCTGTTGCTGAGACACAAACAGAGATAGAAGCGCTCTTTGAAAGGCTGGAAGTGGCTACCGAAGCACTCGAAGAGATCAATGGGAAATATGAGATAAAGTTGGCTGAGTTGGCATAA
- the trpB gene encoding tryptophan synthase subunit beta, with the protein MATNIFNCPLPDEKGYFGEYGGAFIPPELQTIMDEITASYEEIRQDPEFLEELADLYQHYVGRPSPIFHAKHLSEKYGADIYLKREDLNHTGAHKINHCLGEALLAKKMGKKKIIAETGAGQHGVALATAAALVGLECDIYMGEVDMAKEHPNVVRMHILGANVIPATHGRRTLKEAVDTAFENYLKDPVTQLYAIGSVVGPHPFPRMVRDFQSIVGVEAREQFQLMTGKLPDNLVACVGGGSNAMGLFTAFIDDESVAMHGVEPAGRSLDIPGENAATITLGKPGVMHGFKSYMLQDENGEPQEVYSVASGLDYPSVGPQHAYLKDLGRVNYGSINDKEAIDAFFELSREEGIIPAIESAHAVAYALKLAQEPDVGTILVNLSGRGDKDIDFVVENYGKDYGIPQD; encoded by the coding sequence ATGGCAACAAACATTTTCAACTGTCCGCTACCGGATGAAAAAGGATATTTTGGGGAATACGGCGGTGCATTCATTCCTCCTGAACTACAGACGATCATGGATGAAATCACCGCATCCTACGAAGAGATAAGACAGGATCCGGAATTCCTTGAAGAGCTTGCAGACCTTTACCAGCATTACGTTGGCCGTCCAAGCCCGATCTTCCATGCGAAACACCTTTCCGAAAAATATGGTGCCGATATCTACCTAAAAAGGGAAGACCTCAACCACACCGGTGCACACAAGATCAACCACTGCCTGGGAGAAGCACTGCTTGCCAAGAAAATGGGGAAAAAGAAGATCATCGCAGAGACCGGTGCCGGACAGCATGGAGTAGCGCTTGCCACTGCAGCCGCTCTTGTCGGACTTGAATGTGATATTTATATGGGTGAGGTCGATATGGCAAAAGAACACCCCAATGTGGTCAGAATGCACATTCTAGGTGCAAACGTCATTCCTGCTACACATGGCAGACGTACCCTGAAAGAGGCCGTCGATACGGCATTCGAGAATTACCTTAAAGATCCGGTGACACAACTTTACGCCATCGGTTCGGTGGTAGGGCCCCACCCTTTCCCGCGGATGGTAAGAGATTTTCAGTCCATCGTAGGGGTGGAAGCCAGAGAACAGTTCCAGCTAATGACAGGAAAACTCCCTGACAATCTTGTCGCATGTGTAGGCGGCGGTTCAAATGCCATGGGGCTGTTTACCGCTTTCATCGATGACGAATCCGTTGCCATGCATGGCGTAGAACCTGCCGGTAGAAGCCTCGATATCCCTGGAGAGAATGCCGCAACAATCACTTTGGGAAAACCGGGTGTCATGCATGGCTTCAAATCCTATATGCTTCAGGATGAAAACGGTGAACCTCAGGAAGTCTATTCGGTTGCCAGCGGACTGGACTACCCTTCCGTAGGACCGCAGCATGCCTACCTCAAAGATCTCGGCCGTGTCAACTACGGTTCCATCAATGACAAAGAGGCGATTGATGCATTCTTCGAACTTTCAAGAGAAGAAGGGATCATTCCTGCCATCGAATCGGCACACGCGGTCGCCTATGCGCTCAAGCTCGCACAGGAGCCTGATGTCGGAACGATACTTGTCAATCTTTCCGGACGCGGCGACAAAGATATCGATTTTGTTGTGGAGAATTACGGAAAAGACTACGGCATCCCTCAAGATTGA
- a CDS encoding phosphagen kinase, with protein MNYPNFPENCKSLLCKYLTPEVFDLLKDRKTSNGFTLEQAINSGVKNPDSNIGVYAGDKESYRVFAPLFDPIIEEYHGFTRDDSHHSCMEPDLLKAPNPDPEGKFILSTRIRVGRNVDNMPLGPAISREQRNKVEADVIQALSRLEGELAGKYYPILGMSKEVQDALIKDHFLFKEGDRFLNAAGLNRDWPEGRGIYHNNDKTFLVWVNEEDQLRIISMQKGGDIKEVFTRLVNAVKSIETKIPFSYSYHLGFITSCPTNLGTAMRASVHIALPKLSQNMEAFKAITDKYHLQIRGIHGEHSESEGGIYDISNRRRLGITEVRAVQDMYNGVVALIDAEKALG; from the coding sequence GTGAACTATCCGAATTTTCCAGAAAACTGCAAATCATTGCTTTGCAAGTACCTGACGCCAGAAGTGTTTGATCTGCTAAAAGACAGGAAAACATCCAATGGTTTTACCCTGGAACAGGCGATCAATTCCGGGGTAAAGAACCCGGACAGCAATATCGGTGTCTATGCAGGGGACAAAGAATCGTACAGAGTCTTTGCACCCCTGTTCGATCCGATCATAGAAGAGTACCATGGATTTACCAGAGATGATTCCCACCACAGTTGTATGGAACCTGATCTGCTGAAAGCTCCCAATCCGGACCCGGAAGGAAAATTCATTCTCTCAACAAGGATCAGGGTAGGACGCAATGTCGATAATATGCCCCTGGGTCCGGCTATCTCAAGAGAACAGCGAAACAAGGTAGAGGCCGATGTGATCCAGGCTCTCTCCCGGCTTGAAGGAGAACTAGCCGGAAAGTACTATCCGATCCTTGGGATGAGCAAAGAGGTACAGGATGCATTGATCAAAGATCACTTTTTATTCAAAGAGGGTGACCGTTTCCTTAATGCTGCCGGGCTGAACCGGGACTGGCCTGAAGGCAGGGGGATATACCATAACAACGACAAGACTTTTCTGGTATGGGTCAATGAGGAAGATCAGCTGCGCATCATCTCCATGCAGAAGGGGGGAGACATCAAAGAAGTCTTTACCCGCCTGGTCAATGCGGTCAAAAGCATCGAAACAAAAATTCCTTTCTCCTACAGCTATCATCTGGGGTTCATCACTTCCTGTCCTACCAATCTCGGTACTGCCATGCGGGCAAGTGTCCATATAGCTCTGCCGAAACTCTCGCAGAATATGGAGGCTTTCAAAGCCATTACAGACAAGTATCATTTGCAGATACGAGGCATTCACGGAGAACACAGTGAAAGTGAAGGCGGTATCTATGACATCAGTAACCGCCGCCGTTTAGGTATTACCGAAGTACGGGCGGTACAGGATATGTACAACGGTGTCGTTGCGCTGATCGATGCAGAAAAGGCCTTGGGATAA
- a CDS encoding CPXCG motif-containing cysteine-rich protein produces the protein MEHFFTCPYCWEQISMVLDSSEEESEYIEDCEVCCRPIELFFKFSGDRLVYFEARRMEGI, from the coding sequence ATGGAACATTTTTTTACCTGTCCCTACTGCTGGGAACAGATATCCATGGTACTTGACTCCTCCGAAGAGGAGAGTGAATACATCGAAGACTGTGAGGTCTGCTGCCGGCCCATCGAACTCTTCTTCAAGTTCTCAGGTGACAGGCTTGTCTATTTTGAAGCACGAAGGATGGAGGGGATATAA
- a CDS encoding M20/M25/M40 family metallo-hydrolase: MSNIIEHFKTLTQIPHCSKDADKLCDFLVDFAKERGYEVEVDSTKNIYIHKGTPSLCLQAHYDMVCMGKAPQIETYEEEGWMKAKDSSLGADNGMAIAMMMQLMDEGRVLEFLLTSDEEIGLIGANEVAFDFKAAYMLNLDSEDEAEVYIGCAGGADITAFKQDSYAEGKGDCYEVAVKGLAGGHSGVDINKGIPSAIKVLGRYLAQKDVTQLASIYAGERRNSIPANAVAIVRCEKLLENEGGVQVRKLRESPMILSEGDKLIALINAFKHGVRKENRELGIPDVSINLAIINADERGGVTIETSARAMDADSLDALTYETVSFFEMYGFESKVEDKYPAWKPDITDFTKLVDEKMKEVFGKSKLMAIHAGLECGVIAEKYPKMKFASIGPTIRYPHSTRERVKLDSVEKTFTVLDKIIQSV; the protein is encoded by the coding sequence ATGTCAAATATTATAGAACATTTCAAAACGTTAACGCAGATACCGCACTGTTCAAAGGATGCAGACAAACTGTGTGATTTTCTGGTGGATTTTGCCAAGGAGAGGGGATATGAGGTTGAAGTGGATAGCACAAAGAATATTTACATTCACAAGGGAACTCCTTCACTCTGTCTTCAGGCGCATTACGACATGGTCTGTATGGGGAAGGCACCGCAGATAGAGACGTATGAAGAAGAGGGCTGGATGAAGGCGAAGGACTCCTCTCTGGGTGCGGACAACGGTATGGCGATCGCGATGATGATGCAGTTGATGGATGAGGGAAGGGTTTTGGAATTTCTGTTGACCTCTGATGAGGAGATAGGGTTGATCGGTGCGAATGAAGTGGCCTTTGATTTCAAGGCAGCCTATATGCTCAACCTGGACAGCGAAGATGAGGCAGAAGTCTATATAGGATGTGCCGGTGGGGCGGATATCACGGCCTTCAAGCAGGACAGTTATGCCGAAGGGAAAGGAGACTGTTACGAAGTGGCGGTCAAAGGGCTTGCTGGTGGACACTCCGGTGTGGATATCAACAAGGGGATCCCCTCTGCCATCAAAGTGTTGGGGCGCTACCTGGCGCAAAAAGATGTCACACAGCTCGCGAGTATTTATGCCGGGGAGCGTCGAAATTCCATTCCTGCCAATGCCGTGGCGATCGTCCGATGTGAAAAGCTGTTGGAGAATGAGGGAGGGGTGCAGGTTCGCAAGCTCAGAGAATCTCCAATGATTCTGAGTGAGGGCGATAAGCTCATTGCACTTATAAATGCCTTTAAACATGGGGTACGAAAAGAGAACAGAGAATTAGGTATTCCCGATGTCAGTATCAACCTGGCCATTATCAATGCCGATGAACGGGGCGGGGTCACTATTGAAACCAGTGCAAGAGCGATGGATGCAGATTCTCTAGATGCATTGACCTATGAGACAGTTTCATTCTTTGAAATGTACGGCTTCGAGAGCAAAGTGGAAGATAAATACCCTGCGTGGAAACCTGATATAACCGACTTTACCAAACTGGTGGACGAAAAGATGAAAGAGGTCTTTGGAAAAAGTAAACTTATGGCGATCCATGCCGGGCTGGAATGCGGTGTGATCGCCGAGAAATATCCGAAGATGAAGTTCGCTTCCATCGGTCCGACCATACGCTATCCGCATTCGACCAGAGAGAGAGTAAAACTTGATTCTGTGGAAAAGACCTTTACTGTTTTGGATAAAATTATTCAATCAGTCTAA
- the ppk2 gene encoding polyphosphate kinase 2, producing MKTIFQDLEYLKKNVEDKKAQNILKELEGNIHLLKTKSGLTQLMNKKKLAKITRNVEYENELKELQVELIKLQNWVYENKKRVMIIFEGRDAAGKGGSIKRFTQYLNPRKFRVVALQKPTEVETGQFYFQRYFQHLPNPGEITFFDRSWYNRAIVEPVFDFCTPEQYEKFMKEVPEIEHALIDDGIILIKFWFSITKENQQKRFKERMTNPLKHWKLSPVDQKAQEMWDKVTYYKEEMFSRSHTGYAPWIIVDSNDKKKARLESIRYVLSQIPYEGKEDAKINLHHDPEVVERYHRRTHSEN from the coding sequence ATGAAAACGATCTTTCAGGATTTGGAATACTTAAAAAAGAATGTCGAAGACAAAAAAGCACAAAATATACTTAAAGAGCTTGAGGGGAACATCCATCTTCTCAAAACCAAAAGCGGGCTTACCCAGCTGATGAACAAGAAAAAACTGGCAAAGATCACCCGCAATGTCGAGTATGAAAATGAACTTAAAGAACTTCAGGTAGAGCTTATCAAGCTGCAAAACTGGGTCTATGAGAACAAGAAACGCGTGATGATCATCTTTGAAGGGCGTGATGCTGCAGGGAAAGGTGGTTCCATCAAACGTTTTACCCAGTATCTTAACCCCAGAAAATTCAGAGTGGTCGCTTTGCAGAAACCTACCGAGGTAGAAACGGGTCAGTTCTACTTTCAGCGTTACTTCCAACATCTTCCCAATCCTGGAGAGATCACCTTTTTTGACAGAAGCTGGTACAACCGTGCCATTGTAGAACCCGTCTTTGATTTCTGTACGCCTGAACAGTATGAAAAGTTTATGAAGGAAGTGCCGGAGATAGAGCATGCCCTCATAGATGACGGGATCATTCTGATCAAATTCTGGTTCTCCATCACCAAAGAGAATCAGCAGAAACGATTCAAGGAACGTATGACAAATCCTTTGAAGCACTGGAAACTGAGCCCGGTCGATCAGAAAGCCCAGGAGATGTGGGACAAGGTGACCTACTACAAGGAGGAGATGTTCTCCCGTTCACATACAGGCTATGCCCCATGGATCATCGTGGACAGTAACGACAAGAAAAAAGCCAGACTGGAGTCAATACGTTATGTACTCTCACAGATCCCATATGAAGGGAAAGAAGATGCAAAGATCAACCTGCATCATGATCCGGAGGTCGTTGAGCGTTACCACAGAAGAACACATAGCGAGAATTAG
- the nth gene encoding endonuclease III — protein sequence MVKVKKATKKEIEEIKALFLEHYPDSVTELEYRNLYELLISVMLSAQCTDKRVNIITPALFERYPDPVSLANADLDEVKSYINTCSFFNNKAKNLIKMAQSVVENYGNEIPLERDELVKLAGVGQKTANVVMIEYTGANLMAVDTHVFRVAHRLGLCDAKTAVKCEEELSKKFKTDLHRLHQAMVLFGRYRCKAIKPECDDCFMAAHCRTKESFKV from the coding sequence ATGGTCAAAGTGAAAAAAGCGACAAAAAAAGAGATCGAAGAGATCAAAGCACTCTTTTTGGAACACTATCCCGATTCGGTCACTGAACTGGAGTACAGGAATCTCTATGAACTTCTTATCTCAGTGATGCTCTCTGCACAATGTACCGACAAGAGGGTCAACATCATCACCCCTGCCCTCTTTGAAAGATACCCGGATCCGGTCTCGCTTGCCAATGCTGACCTGGATGAAGTCAAATCCTACATCAACACCTGCTCCTTTTTCAACAACAAGGCGAAAAATCTCATCAAGATGGCACAGTCCGTGGTGGAGAATTACGGCAATGAAATACCACTTGAGAGAGATGAACTTGTCAAACTTGCCGGTGTAGGACAGAAAACCGCAAATGTCGTGATGATTGAGTATACCGGAGCCAACCTGATGGCAGTCGATACCCATGTTTTCAGAGTGGCACACCGCCTGGGACTCTGCGATGCCAAAACCGCAGTAAAATGCGAAGAGGAGTTAAGCAAAAAATTCAAGACCGACCTGCATCGGCTCCACCAGGCGATGGTACTTTTTGGACGTTACAGATGCAAAGCAATCAAACCGGAGTGCGACGACTGCTTCATGGCAGCACATTGCAGAACAAAAGAGAGTTTCAAAGTTTAA